A stretch of Malus sylvestris chromosome 11, drMalSylv7.2, whole genome shotgun sequence DNA encodes these proteins:
- the LOC126588888 gene encoding zinc finger protein ZAT12-like has protein sequence MKRSRQDETLDLVNCLMLLSREPDSSPIKHENTNKDRVFVCKTCNREFPSFQALGGHRASHKKPKLMPGGAADLLHLAQSPGSPVKPKTHECPICGLEFAIGQALGGHMRRHREVMQAAAVRTQASPPMPVLKKSNSSKRVSCLNLDLNLDLHLAPPGYHQYDLTKLQLIS, from the coding sequence ATGAAGAGAAGCAGGCAAGACGAGACCTTAGACTTGGTCAATTGCCTAATGCTTTTGTCCAGGGAACCCGATTCCTCCCCAATCAAACACGAGAACACGAACAAAGACCGAGTTTTCGTATGCAAGACGTGTAATCGGGAGTTTCCCTCGTTCCAGGCCCTCGGAGGCCACAGAGCAAGTCACAAGAAGCCGAAGCTGATGCCCGGTGGGGCTGCCGACCTTTTACATTTGGCACAGTCACCGGGGTCGCCGGTTAAGCCCAAGACGCACGAGTGCCCGATTTGCGGGCTTGAGTTTGCGATTGGGCAGGCGCTTGGAGGACACATGAGGAGACATAGGGAGGTCATGCAAGCTGCGGCTGTTCGGACTCAGGCGTCACCGCCGATGCCGGTTTTGAAGAAGTCGAATAGCAGCAAAAGGGTGTCGTGCTTGAATCTGGACTTGAATTTGGATTTACATTTGGCACCACCGGGTTATCACCAATATGATTTGACGAAGCTGCAGTTGATTTCTTAA